The DNA window AGAACGTCGCGAACCCCTTCGGCGCGATCCTGTCGGCGCAATTGATGCTCGAGCACCTCGGCCTTGCGAAAGCCGGCGCGCTCATCGAGAAGGCCGTTGTCGGCTGCATCGAAGGGGGAGAAACGCCTCGAGAGCTCGGCGGCTCGCTCGGGACCCGCGAGGTGGGCGCCGCCGTCTGTCGGCGCATCGAAGAGCTCGCTTAACGGCTCAGGCCCAGCTGCTCGCAGCCCACCACGTATTTCGACGACCGCGTCACCGCGACTCGGAGCGGGTGCAGCAGCGGAGCGATCTCGACGCTGCCGCCGACGGGCGCTTTGACCTCGAGGATGACCGTGCGGGGAACGTGGACCCCAAAACGGCACCGCGGCCGAAGCGCGCCGAGCTGCTCGAACCAGCCGAGGTCGAAATCGAGTGTGACGCGGAGGCCGCCGGGCCCCTCGTAGTACTCCCGGGTATATTCGCAGATGAGGATTGGATGGTCCTGGGACGCCAGGAGCTCGCCCTCCGGCGGCTCCAAGAGCGCCCGCAGCTCCGCGAGAACGTCCCGATACCGAAGCGACGAGAGGGGCGTGTCCGAGCCGATGGCGACACGCCGTTTGGAGACGAGATCGAACTCCCTCTCCTTGACCTCGAAAAACAGAGAGTGTTCATTGGAGTTGTACCAGCGCAATCGAAGCTTGCGGCGGGCACCCACTCCTTCCACGCTGTCGTGAAAAGCTCGCAGTGCGGCGTCGTCGAAGTAGAGGCTCCGGATGATCGAAGGTGCGTTGCCGAAGAGAGCCCGGCGGAAGTTGGTGCGGAGAATCGATCGCAGCTTTCCCAGGTCCGTCGCCCGAAAGACGAACTTCACCTCGCGCCTCGGCACCGCGCCTCCTGCGCCATCCGGCGGAGAGGCGATTCGAAACCGACGGGGCTCAGGACCCACCGA is part of the Vicinamibacteria bacterium genome and encodes:
- a CDS encoding polyphosphate polymerase domain-containing protein, which encodes MPRREVKFVFRATDLGKLRSILRTNFRRALFGNAPSIIRSLYFDDAALRAFHDSVEGVGARRKLRLRWYNSNEHSLFFEVKEREFDLVSKRRVAIGSDTPLSSLRYRDVLAELRALLEPPEGELLASQDHPILICEYTREYYEGPGGLRVTLDFDLGWFEQLGALRPRCRFGVHVPRTVILEVKAPVGGSVEIAPLLHPLRVAVTRSSKYVVGCEQLGLSR